In one Myxosarcina sp. GI1 genomic region, the following are encoded:
- a CDS encoding ATP-dependent 6-phosphofructokinase, with the protein MSERKRIGILTSGGDCAGLNAVIRAVTRCAVDVYGWEVLGICKATHGLMSRPPQAMPLYVNNVDRLLTMGGTVLGTTNKGDPFAFPMSNGSLADRSEEIIEGYRQLDLDALIGIGGDGSLAILRKLAQQGGINLVGIPKTIDNDVGITERSIGFDTAVNIATEAIDRLHFTAASHSRVMILEVMGRDAGHIALNAGIAGGADIIMIPELRYKLENICHHIKKRQAMGQDYSIAVVSEAVCTESGELLEQGHFVDCRLGGIGQYLAEQITNLSGAETRVTVLGHTQRGGISSPLDRILASAFGVVAVELVAKEQYDRMVTWQNRQVISVPIAEAIKNYRAVDPKDTLVKTARGLGICFGD; encoded by the coding sequence ATGTCGGAGCGAAAACGGATTGGTATTCTTACCAGTGGTGGTGACTGTGCTGGTTTAAATGCGGTAATTAGGGCGGTAACGCGCTGCGCGGTTGATGTTTATGGTTGGGAAGTATTAGGTATTTGTAAGGCAACTCACGGGTTAATGAGTCGTCCTCCCCAAGCTATGCCCCTATACGTTAATAATGTCGATCGCCTGTTAACTATGGGTGGGACGGTTTTAGGTACTACCAATAAAGGCGATCCCTTTGCTTTTCCCATGTCCAATGGTTCCTTAGCCGATCGTTCGGAAGAAATTATCGAAGGCTACCGCCAGTTAGATTTAGATGCCTTGATAGGCATCGGTGGTGATGGTAGTCTGGCTATCTTACGCAAGCTGGCACAGCAGGGGGGAATAAACTTAGTAGGTATTCCCAAAACCATTGACAATGATGTGGGCATTACCGAACGTTCGATTGGTTTTGATACTGCGGTTAATATTGCCACTGAAGCGATCGACCGTCTCCACTTTACTGCTGCCAGTCATAGTCGGGTAATGATTTTAGAAGTGATGGGTAGAGATGCAGGACATATTGCTCTAAATGCTGGCATTGCAGGTGGTGCAGATATTATTATGATTCCCGAACTACGTTATAAGTTAGAAAACATTTGCCACCATATCAAGAAAAGACAGGCAATGGGACAAGATTATTCTATTGCCGTTGTCTCCGAAGCTGTTTGCACTGAGTCAGGAGAACTATTAGAACAAGGTCATTTTGTAGACTGTCGTTTGGGTGGTATCGGTCAATATCTTGCCGAACAAATTACTAATTTGAGTGGTGCAGAAACTAGGGTTACGGTACTCGGACATACCCAACGTGGCGGTATTTCTTCACCTTTAGATCGCATTTTAGCTTCTGCTTTTGGCGTAGTGGCTGTAGAATTAGTCGCCAAAGAACAATACGATCGCATGGTTACTTGGCAAAATCGTCAGGTAATTAGCGTTCCCATCGCCGAAGCAATTAAAAACTATCGCGCCGTCGATCCTAAAGATACTTTAGTCAAAACTGCTAGAGGTTTGGGTATTTGTTTTGGAGACTAG
- a CDS encoding DUF1028 domain-containing protein yields the protein MTFSIVAWDETTRMTGVAVATKHLAVGALVPHAKANIGAIATQAQTNPLLGILGLQLLQQAETTTPQEIIDTLLNDDKDRQQRQLHLVDRYGHTAAWTGKNCVDWAGHFTFPNFSVAGNMLVGERTLTAMADAYQAKAGMEFCERLLQALEAGEAAGGDKRGRQSAAIYVVHQDDYPHLDLRIDHHDNPIAQLRYLFEESRKDYYQSFRQSMPTKRFQRNLSLSTVESELKSAKSV from the coding sequence ATGACCTTCTCGATTGTGGCTTGGGACGAAACTACACGCATGACTGGTGTTGCAGTAGCAACCAAACATTTAGCAGTAGGGGCATTAGTACCCCATGCTAAAGCTAATATTGGCGCGATCGCCACTCAAGCACAAACCAATCCACTATTGGGAATTTTGGGTCTTCAGTTGTTACAGCAAGCAGAGACAACTACGCCTCAAGAGATAATAGATACCCTGTTAAATGATGACAAAGACCGTCAGCAGCGCCAGCTTCATCTCGTAGACCGCTACGGTCATACTGCCGCGTGGACGGGAAAAAACTGCGTTGATTGGGCAGGACATTTTACCTTTCCTAATTTTTCAGTGGCGGGAAATATGCTGGTAGGAGAACGAACTTTAACCGCGATGGCAGATGCCTATCAAGCTAAGGCAGGCATGGAGTTTTGCGAAAGACTACTACAGGCTTTAGAAGCAGGAGAGGCTGCGGGAGGCGATAAGCGGGGTCGTCAGTCTGCTGCCATTTATGTGGTTCATCAAGATGATTATCCCCATCTAGATTTACGCATCGATCATCACGATAATCCGATCGCTCAACTACGCTATTTGTTTGAAGAATCTCGTAAGGATTATTATCAGTCTTTTCGCCAGTCGATGCCGACTAAACGTTTTCAACGCAATCTCAGTTTGTCTACTGTCGAGTCAGAATTAAAATCGGCAAAAAGCGTTTAG
- a CDS encoding type II toxin-antitoxin system VapB family antitoxin: MRTNIVIDDKLMKEALALTGLKTKKEAVELGLKTLIQIRKQEKLKQYKGKLKWEGDLEHMRID; the protein is encoded by the coding sequence ATGCGTACGAATATAGTTATTGACGATAAATTAATGAAAGAAGCTTTAGCGTTGACTGGATTAAAAACCAAAAAAGAAGCTGTAGAACTCGGACTTAAAACTTTGATTCAAATAAGAAAACAAGAAAAGCTTAAACAATACAAAGGAAAGCTTAAATGGGAAGGAGATCTCGAACACATGAGAATTGATTGA
- a CDS encoding PIN domain nuclease, with the protein MVLVDTSVWIDYFNGKNTAQTEKLDILLSSTIVIVGDLILTEILQGFRADKDYRFAKQLLTELELISLCNVSYGIKSANNYRKLRKQGITIRKTIDCLIATYCIENKLPLLYSDKDFEPFTKYLNLKSAL; encoded by the coding sequence ATGGTACTTGTAGATACTAGTGTTTGGATTGATTATTTTAACGGAAAAAATACCGCACAGACAGAAAAGTTAGATATTTTACTGTCTTCAACTATAGTGATTGTTGGCGACTTAATACTTACTGAAATTTTACAAGGTTTTAGAGCAGATAAAGATTATCGGTTTGCTAAACAGTTATTAACAGAACTCGAACTTATTTCTTTGTGCAATGTTTCTTATGGGATTAAATCTGCTAATAATTATCGAAAACTTCGCAAGCAAGGCATTACTATTAGAAAAACCATCGATTGTTTAATTGCAACGTACTGTATAGAAAATAAATTACCCTTACTTTACTCGGACAAAGATTTTGAGCCGTTTACCAAATATCTCAATCTTAAATCTGCTTTGTAA
- the asnB gene encoding asparagine synthase (glutamine-hydrolyzing): MCGIAGVMNHDPSRPVDPETLIAMAAIQSHRGPDKAGWKTIEDRGVGFGQARLAIIDLDPDRAQQPFISRDGEYAVIHNGEFYDYKYLRADLTSRGYQFFSKCDSELVLHLTDRLGLEAALPHLRGEFAFALYQRSADRLTLVRDRFGVKPLYWTLTPEGLVFGSEIKVLFAHPAVKRRFSSQGLYHQLMQLMVPGTTAFEGIYAVEPGQMVTFERRDGRLQVRKQKYWDLNFPHLGERGKSLPDEAYIEQLRHHFVEAIQLRLEADVPVACYLSGGIDSCSIMGVAAACQQSPVKAFTIGFDDRDYDETAIAKEMAEAVNADQDILTIDGEQLYENFSRTIWHTERSIYNTFTVAKLLMSEYVHNAGYKVVVTGEGSDELFAGYPQLRLDYILHGMDNAPPEEKADLQAWLQESNSLFKGNLLAEKTINDRALTDIVGFTPSCLQSWLSAASLVPNLLHPEHRTATKDYSPGAAIAQTLDRKQLENRHPLDKAQYIWIKTQFESQVLGWAGDRVDMANSLEARPAFLDHPLVEFAVTLPIEMRLRGRQDKYILREMMRPLLPKALYERQKFAFMAPPSHTDLEKQKAMRGLADNYLSSQAIADSGLLDNAGVKKVLQRHGDEDTPVSERVQLDAVINHLLSVQMMHEHFVASDVPKSARDRAVELGWL, from the coding sequence ATGTGTGGAATTGCTGGCGTAATGAATCACGACCCTTCTCGTCCTGTCGATCCAGAGACGCTAATCGCAATGGCAGCAATTCAATCTCATCGAGGTCCCGATAAGGCTGGCTGGAAGACAATTGAAGATCGCGGAGTGGGTTTTGGGCAGGCGCGTCTGGCAATTATCGATCTAGATCCAGATCGAGCGCAGCAGCCGTTTATTTCTCGCGATGGGGAGTACGCAGTTATTCACAATGGTGAGTTTTACGATTATAAATATCTGCGAGCGGATTTAACTTCAAGAGGTTATCAGTTTTTTAGTAAGTGTGATTCAGAATTAGTATTGCATTTAACTGACAGATTGGGACTGGAAGCGGCTTTACCCCATCTGCGTGGAGAATTTGCCTTTGCACTCTACCAACGCTCGGCAGATCGTCTGACATTGGTGCGCGATCGCTTTGGGGTTAAACCTTTATACTGGACACTAACCCCAGAAGGTTTGGTTTTTGGCTCGGAAATTAAAGTATTATTCGCACATCCAGCCGTAAAACGCCGCTTTTCCTCTCAAGGACTCTATCACCAACTGATGCAGTTAATGGTGCCTGGTACGACTGCTTTTGAAGGTATCTATGCAGTAGAACCAGGGCAAATGGTAACTTTTGAGCGGCGAGATGGACGCTTACAGGTTCGCAAGCAGAAGTATTGGGATTTAAACTTTCCTCACCTTGGCGAACGTGGTAAATCTCTACCCGATGAAGCGTATATCGAGCAATTACGCCATCATTTTGTCGAAGCAATTCAGTTACGCTTAGAAGCCGATGTACCCGTTGCCTGTTATCTTTCTGGCGGCATCGATTCTTGCTCGATTATGGGTGTTGCCGCCGCCTGTCAGCAGTCGCCAGTAAAAGCTTTTACCATCGGGTTTGACGATCGCGATTACGACGAAACGGCGATCGCCAAAGAAATGGCTGAGGCGGTAAATGCCGATCAAGATATTCTGACGATCGACGGCGAACAGCTTTACGAAAACTTTAGCAGGACGATTTGGCATACCGAACGCAGTATCTACAATACTTTTACTGTTGCTAAGCTGTTAATGAGTGAATACGTACACAATGCTGGCTACAAGGTGGTAGTTACGGGAGAAGGTTCCGACGAACTGTTTGCTGGCTATCCCCAACTGCGACTAGATTATATTCTTCACGGTATGGACAATGCCCCACCCGAAGAAAAAGCCGATTTACAGGCATGGCTGCAAGAAAGCAATAGTTTATTTAAAGGAAACTTGTTAGCAGAAAAAACCATCAACGATCGCGCTCTCACCGATATAGTAGGCTTTACCCCCAGTTGCTTACAGTCGTGGTTATCTGCTGCATCTCTGGTTCCCAATTTACTACATCCCGAACATCGCACGGCAACAAAAGATTACTCCCCTGGTGCAGCGATCGCGCAGACTTTAGATAGAAAGCAGCTTGAAAATCGTCATCCTTTAGATAAAGCTCAGTATATCTGGATCAAAACTCAGTTTGAGTCTCAGGTTTTAGGATGGGCGGGCGATCGCGTGGATATGGCTAACTCTTTAGAAGCTCGTCCCGCTTTTCTAGACCATCCCTTAGTAGAATTTGCCGTTACTTTACCCATCGAAATGCGCTTGCGGGGTCGTCAGGATAAATATATTTTACGAGAAATGATGCGTCCTTTACTACCCAAAGCACTTTACGAACGACAAAAATTTGCGTTTATGGCTCCTCCTTCTCATACCGATTTAGAAAAGCAAAAGGCAATGCGAGGTTTAGCCGACAATTATTTATCTTCGCAGGCGATCGCCGATAGCGGTTTGCTAGATAACGCAGGAGTTAAGAAAGTTCTTCAGCGTCATGGCGACGAAGATACCCCAGTTTCCGAACGAGTGCAGCTAGATGCGGTTATCAATCATCTACTTAGCGTTCAGATGATGCACGAACATTTTGTAGCTAGCGACGTACCGAAATCAGCCCGCGATCGCGCCGTAGAACTAGGTTGGTTGTAA
- a CDS encoding Tab2/Atab2 family RNA-binding protein produces the protein MSKSKNIAMKIWQVDFNHLPATKNNLSRQWELVICDRDTVYSARCDSEWANSQWLETQFTTVAQNELPKKIQVFRPQALGLITLAAEKLGITVEATRHTETLKIALTQRAKSIPNYNPLALEKPPPQPLPESIRGDELNFANIAAGEIVSLFGDRPIPILDLPETFLPINMRVASNIMIPGIVVYGGKNSMVLARWLQQQQPVSLDYVTTEVGKSGGLVLETGLVDRWIFNTFAGENTIRVAEDYQQKKQISKGLHFLLIQPDDSGMTYTGFWLLKNES, from the coding sequence GTGTCTAAGTCTAAAAATATTGCTATGAAAATTTGGCAAGTCGATTTTAATCATCTTCCTGCTACTAAAAACAATTTATCAAGACAGTGGGAATTAGTAATTTGCGATCGCGACACGGTTTATAGTGCAAGATGTGATTCAGAGTGGGCTAATTCGCAGTGGTTAGAGACTCAGTTTACTACTGTAGCTCAAAACGAGCTACCAAAAAAAATCCAGGTGTTTCGCCCTCAAGCCTTGGGTTTAATAACTTTAGCTGCCGAAAAGTTGGGCATTACTGTAGAAGCTACCAGACATACTGAAACTTTAAAGATTGCCCTTACTCAGAGAGCTAAATCTATACCCAACTACAATCCTTTAGCATTAGAAAAGCCTCCACCACAACCCCTACCAGAAAGTATTCGGGGTGATGAACTAAATTTTGCCAATATTGCCGCAGGAGAAATAGTAAGTTTGTTTGGCGATCGCCCGATTCCTATTCTCGACTTACCAGAAACTTTTTTACCTATAAATATGCGAGTTGCTTCTAACATCATGATTCCAGGAATTGTAGTTTATGGTGGTAAGAACTCGATGGTTTTAGCCCGTTGGCTACAGCAACAACAGCCCGTATCTTTAGACTATGTGACGACAGAAGTAGGTAAGTCTGGAGGTTTGGTTCTAGAAACAGGACTGGTAGATCGCTGGATCTTTAATACTTTTGCAGGGGAAAATACTATCCGAGTAGCAGAAGATTACCAGCAGAAAAAACAGATTAGTAAAGGACTGCATTTTTTGTTAATTCAACCCGATGATTCTGGCATGACCTATACGGGTTTTTGGCTGCTTAAAAATGAATCGTAG
- the ftsH gene encoding ATP-dependent zinc metalloprotease FtsH → MKNKGWISKKKPNIGTNIKLTTKGKPQRKHFITAAVGKLAVGLTILQTLMPVTPALAQQKSDNELSYSQFKEKLAAGDVTKVELDKTTNTARVELKGQPENAEPKEVLLFDRNEGLISEIRSRGIDFSVDESIDRSTAVGVLLNLAIIFVLLAGLIMIIRRSANASGQAFSFGKSRARFQMEAKTETKFDDVAGIEEAKEELQEVVTFLKEPEKFTAVGAKIPRGMLLIGPPGTGKTLLAKAIAGEAGVPFFSISGSEFVEMFVGVGASRVRDLFKKAKENAPCLVFIDEIDAVGRQRGSGIGGGNDEREQTLNQLLTEMDGFEGNSGIIIIAATNRPDVLDPALLRPGRFDRQVVVDYPDFRGRLGILEVHARGKKIDPEVSLEAVARRTPGFSGADLANLLNEAAILTARRYKAAATMLEINDAIDRIVAGMEGIPLIDSKYKRLIAYHEVGHAVVATLTPNHYPVEKVTIIPRGGAGGLTWFTPDEELGLESKSKIMAQITATLGGRAAEEIVFGRDEVTQGAQQDIKMLTDLARKMVTKFGMSDLGLLALEGQEQPVFLGGDSMQRAEYSESVAARIDAQIRAIAVECYERAKAIIRDNRLAVDRLVDLLIERETIDGKEFRELLAEYSTPSKPELQLSLDK, encoded by the coding sequence ATGAAAAATAAGGGTTGGATCTCTAAGAAAAAACCAAATATTGGTACAAATATTAAGCTAACTACTAAAGGAAAACCGCAACGCAAACATTTTATTACTGCTGCTGTCGGCAAACTGGCTGTAGGTTTGACTATTTTACAGACTTTAATGCCAGTAACACCGGCTTTGGCACAACAAAAATCGGATAACGAATTAAGCTATAGCCAGTTTAAAGAAAAACTAGCAGCAGGGGATGTTACTAAAGTCGAACTAGATAAAACTACCAATACAGCCAGGGTTGAGTTAAAGGGACAACCTGAAAACGCCGAACCTAAAGAAGTATTGTTGTTCGATCGCAACGAAGGTTTGATTTCTGAAATTCGCAGTCGAGGTATAGATTTTAGCGTTGACGAATCGATCGATCGCTCTACTGCTGTTGGCGTTTTACTCAATCTAGCAATTATCTTTGTCTTGCTGGCAGGATTAATTATGATAATCCGCCGTTCGGCAAATGCTTCTGGTCAAGCTTTTAGCTTTGGTAAATCTAGAGCCAGATTTCAGATGGAAGCCAAAACTGAAACCAAGTTTGACGATGTCGCTGGTATAGAAGAAGCTAAAGAAGAACTACAGGAAGTAGTAACTTTTCTAAAAGAGCCAGAAAAATTTACCGCCGTAGGCGCGAAAATTCCCAGAGGGATGTTGTTAATTGGACCGCCAGGAACTGGTAAAACCCTGCTGGCAAAAGCGATCGCTGGAGAGGCGGGCGTACCTTTTTTTAGCATCTCTGGTTCGGAATTCGTCGAAATGTTTGTCGGTGTGGGTGCTTCTCGCGTCCGCGATCTGTTTAAAAAAGCCAAAGAAAACGCTCCTTGTTTGGTATTTATCGATGAAATTGATGCCGTCGGTCGTCAACGAGGTTCGGGAATAGGCGGTGGTAACGACGAACGAGAACAAACCCTCAATCAGTTGTTGACTGAAATGGACGGCTTTGAAGGCAATTCTGGCATTATTATTATCGCTGCCACCAACCGTCCCGACGTTCTCGATCCCGCTCTGTTGCGTCCTGGTCGTTTCGATCGCCAGGTAGTAGTAGATTATCCCGATTTTCGCGGTAGATTGGGAATTTTAGAAGTTCACGCACGGGGTAAAAAAATCGATCCCGAAGTTTCTTTAGAAGCTGTGGCTCGTCGTACCCCGGGATTTAGCGGGGCGGATTTAGCTAATTTACTCAATGAGGCGGCAATTTTGACCGCCAGACGCTACAAAGCTGCTGCTACTATGCTAGAAATCAATGATGCTATAGACCGCATCGTGGCGGGAATGGAAGGTATACCTTTAATTGACAGTAAATACAAACGTTTGATTGCCTATCACGAAGTCGGTCATGCAGTAGTTGCCACTCTAACTCCCAATCACTACCCTGTAGAGAAAGTAACCATTATTCCCAGAGGTGGTGCGGGCGGTTTGACCTGGTTTACCCCCGATGAAGAACTGGGTTTGGAATCTAAATCTAAAATTATGGCGCAGATTACCGCGACTTTAGGCGGAAGAGCGGCTGAAGAAATTGTTTTTGGTAGGGATGAAGTGACCCAGGGCGCACAACAAGATATTAAAATGCTGACCGATCTGGCACGTAAAATGGTAACTAAGTTCGGTATGTCCGATTTAGGCTTGCTGGCATTAGAAGGGCAAGAGCAACCAGTCTTTTTAGGTGGTGATTCGATGCAGCGTGCCGAATATTCTGAATCGGTAGCCGCTCGAATTGACGCTCAAATTAGAGCGATCGCGGTAGAATGTTACGAACGAGCTAAAGCAATTATCCGCGACAATAGATTGGCAGTCGATCGCCTGGTCGATTTGTTAATCGAACGAGAAACTATTGACGGTAAAGAATTCCGCGAGCTATTGGCAGAATATTCCACGCCCTCAAAGCCAGAATTGCAGCTATCACTTGACAAATAA
- a CDS encoding RNA methyltransferase codes for MNPLAKIKIVLVEPAGALNVGSIARVMKNMGLSQLILVNPRCDRYSDEAKKMAVHAIDVLENAVIVDSLPTALVGCQRAIATTVRQRTFPIKLESPSAALPWLLSPNSNTALIFGAEERGLSNSELKYAQRFVCIDSHPDYPSLNLAQAVAVCAYELYQSWRNNLDKFVGYVTVQEKSSNFAQSAVDVVKNPTGSNNANSANSASLEVLEAYYQHLEAVLLDIGYLYPHTATARMDKFRRLYNRAELTSNEVAMLRGILRQIQWSINNSSKTKE; via the coding sequence GTGAATCCCCTAGCCAAGATTAAAATTGTTTTGGTCGAACCAGCAGGAGCGTTAAATGTTGGTTCGATCGCTCGGGTAATGAAAAATATGGGTTTGTCCCAATTAATCTTAGTAAATCCCCGCTGCGATCGCTACTCTGATGAAGCAAAAAAAATGGCGGTACACGCTATTGATGTCTTAGAAAATGCTGTTATTGTAGATAGTTTGCCCACCGCATTAGTAGGCTGTCAAAGAGCGATCGCCACTACCGTTCGACAGCGCACTTTTCCGATTAAGTTAGAATCTCCCTCAGCAGCTTTACCCTGGTTATTGTCCCCAAACTCAAACACCGCTTTAATTTTTGGTGCCGAAGAACGAGGACTGAGTAACAGCGAACTAAAATACGCTCAGAGGTTTGTCTGTATCGACTCCCATCCCGATTATCCTTCGTTAAATTTGGCGCAAGCGGTGGCTGTTTGCGCTTACGAACTGTACCAAAGCTGGCGAAACAATCTTGACAAGTTTGTTGGCTATGTTACCGTACAGGAGAAATCGAGTAATTTTGCCCAGTCTGCGGTTGACGTTGTTAAAAATCCTACTGGCAGCAACAACGCTAACTCAGCAAATAGCGCCTCGCTGGAAGTTTTAGAAGCTTATTACCAGCATCTTGAAGCTGTACTGTTAGATATAGGCTATCTCTATCCCCATACGGCTACAGCCAGAATGGATAAGTTTCGACGGCTTTATAATCGAGCCGAGCTTACAAGTAACGAGGTAGCAATGTTGCGAGGAATACTCCGTCAAATACAGTGGTCGATAAACAACTCGTCGAAAACGAAAGAATAG
- a CDS encoding serine hydrolase has translation MSPKPESISKPKANRARRSLKLFRRANWSDSTSAAVNRLSSSNHQQPKSRTRQKFTADLQPRTAKHPTTFWHSRFRASPLYIPFLVTLNLAVIAVGLSTILGTTISIANSLQVTSPQDNVSPDKVLAENADSNTSRLEKLFPIAELGKEIPALQAQLEDLAAQYPQLEPKVFLADLDTQSYVSIDGQTPLSSASTIKLPILIAFFQDVDAGKIDLQEELTITEEVVGGGSGGMQYEPIGTKYTALETVTLMITVSDNTATNMLIERLGGQAALNQRFIDLGLTATRLQNPLPDLTGTNTTSTEDLGNLLVQLARGELVSIQSRDRLLLIMRSIVRNTLLPEGLEAGAIIAHKTGDIKSVLGDAGIIDMPNGKRYIASVLVKRPDNDPQAKEFIQQMSHLVYQYFTLQPTDTFTN, from the coding sequence GTGAGTCCCAAACCCGAAAGTATTTCTAAACCAAAAGCCAATCGCGCTCGCCGCAGTCTTAAATTATTCCGTCGTGCGAACTGGAGCGATTCGACTTCGGCAGCTGTAAATCGACTATCATCTAGCAACCACCAACAGCCCAAAAGCCGCACTCGCCAAAAGTTTACTGCCGATTTACAGCCAAGAACAGCTAAACATCCTACTACTTTCTGGCACTCTCGCTTTCGAGCTTCTCCTTTATACATACCTTTTTTGGTAACGCTAAATTTAGCAGTAATTGCCGTTGGTTTGAGTACTATTTTGGGAACGACCATCTCTATAGCCAATTCACTTCAGGTAACTTCACCTCAAGATAATGTTTCACCAGATAAAGTTTTGGCAGAAAACGCCGACAGCAATACCTCTCGATTAGAAAAGTTGTTTCCTATTGCTGAGTTGGGCAAAGAAATTCCCGCTCTTCAAGCCCAATTAGAAGACTTAGCTGCTCAATATCCCCAACTAGAACCAAAAGTATTTCTCGCCGATCTCGATACTCAAAGCTATGTCAGTATTGATGGTCAAACCCCACTTTCTTCCGCTAGTACGATTAAATTACCAATACTGATTGCTTTCTTCCAAGATGTAGACGCGGGCAAGATCGACCTACAGGAAGAACTAACTATAACCGAAGAAGTTGTTGGTGGTGGTTCGGGTGGTATGCAGTACGAACCCATAGGCACAAAATATACCGCTCTCGAAACTGTTACTTTAATGATTACGGTAAGCGACAATACTGCTACTAATATGTTGATCGAGCGTTTGGGGGGACAAGCTGCTCTCAATCAAAGATTTATTGATTTGGGTTTAACTGCTACTAGATTGCAAAACCCATTACCAGATTTAACAGGAACTAACACTACCAGTACCGAAGATTTGGGCAATTTACTGGTTCAACTCGCTCGCGGCGAATTAGTTTCTATACAATCGCGCGATCGCCTGCTGTTAATTATGAGAAGTATTGTCCGTAATACGCTTCTTCCTGAAGGTTTAGAAGCAGGAGCGATAATCGCTCACAAAACAGGAGATATTAAATCAGTTTTAGGAGATGCAGGGATTATCGATATGCCTAACGGTAAACGCTACATAGCCTCTGTATTAGTCAAGCGTCCCGACAACGACCCACAGGCTAAAGAATTTATTCAGCAGATGTCTCATCTTGTTTATCAGTATTTCACCTTACAACCAACTGACACCTTTACTAATTAA
- a CDS encoding response regulator — protein MEILIVEDESEIAQLIKQTLERENFSCAVASNGLLALESFKQQEPDLVILDLMLPGLDGLEVCTRIRQQPNVKDPYILMLTARGEEIDRVIGLSTGADDYLVKPFSPRELVARVRALLRRSLRHSTQESSQIYRTKHFTVDLDQRIATRQLNSQAAENLDLTTLEFNLLATFISYPGRVWSRTQLIDKLWGNDFFGDERVVDTHIRRLRKKIEPDTANPTFVKTVVGVGYKFEDEA, from the coding sequence ATGGAAATTTTAATAGTTGAAGACGAAAGCGAAATCGCTCAACTAATTAAACAAACCTTAGAAAGAGAAAATTTTAGTTGTGCGGTCGCGAGTAACGGCTTACTGGCACTAGAAAGCTTTAAACAGCAAGAACCCGATTTAGTAATTCTCGATCTCATGCTTCCTGGTTTGGACGGTTTGGAAGTATGTACTCGCATTCGCCAACAGCCTAACGTTAAAGATCCTTACATTTTGATGCTGACCGCCAGAGGAGAAGAAATAGATCGCGTTATTGGTCTTTCTACTGGTGCCGATGATTATTTAGTCAAACCATTTAGCCCCAGAGAATTAGTAGCGAGAGTTAGAGCTTTATTGCGCCGCAGTCTGCGTCATAGCACACAAGAATCATCTCAAATTTATCGCACCAAGCATTTTACAGTTGATTTAGACCAGCGTATTGCAACTCGTCAGCTAAACTCTCAAGCGGCAGAAAATCTCGATCTCACTACTTTGGAATTTAATTTATTGGCGACTTTTATCAGCTATCCAGGTCGGGTTTGGAGTCGTACCCAACTAATAGATAAGCTTTGGGGTAATGATTTTTTTGGTGACGAACGTGTAGTCGATACTCACATCAGACGCTTGCGTAAAAAAATTGAGCCTGATACTGCTAATCCTACTTTTGTTAAAACTGTAGTGGGAGTGGGATATAAGTTTGAAGATGAAGCATAG